A portion of the Fulvia fulva chromosome 1, complete sequence genome contains these proteins:
- a CDS encoding Acetate permease A, with protein sequence MSSDEMKAEHINGSNGTATHDHAGAGQRKPYDYGGNPLAHINTGDSARLAAFGGELQPGLYRGTEKRKFANPAPLGLCGFALTTFLLSLINLGTRGLSEPNIVIGAAFAYGGLCQLLAGMWEMAVGNTFGATALSSYGGFWIGTAIILTPGGFQIISTLEAESPAPFMNSFGLYLMGWFIFTFLLLLLTLRSTVAFFFLFFTLDLAFLFLAIAYLDFNAEGPNTPLLRAGGAFGIIAAFAAWYNAFAGMADSSNSFFLIPVAHFPWSEKGREKRGKVDNSSERAAQNV encoded by the exons ATGTCGTCCGACGAGATGAAGGCCGAGCACATCAATGGCAGCAACGGCACTGCCACTCACGACCACGCGGGCGCTGGTCAGCGCAAGCCATACGACTATGGCGGCAACCCTCTCGCACACATCAACACCGGCGACTCGGCGCGTCTTGCTGCCTTCGGTGGTGAGCTTCAGCCAGGTCTCTACAGAGGCACCGAGAAGCGCAAGTTCGCCAACCCGGCTCCTCTCGGACTGTGCGGTTTCGCCCTCACCACCTTCCTCCTGTCCCTGATCAACTTGGGCACCCGCGGCCTCAGCGAGCCCAACATTGTCATTGGTGCTGCTTTCGCATACGGCGGTCTCTGCCAGCTTCTTGCCGGCATGTG GGAAATGGCCGTTGGCAACACTTTTGGTGCTACTGCTCTGTCCTCATACGGTGGTTTCTGGATCGGTACTGCCATCATCCTCACGCCTGGTGGCTTCCAGATCATTTCGACACTTGAAGCAGAGAGCCCTGCGCCATTCATGAACTCTTTCGGTCTTTACTTGATG GGATGGTTCATCTTTACCTTCCTACTATTGCTATTGACTTTGAGATCAACTGTGGCCTTCTTCTTCCTGTTCTTCACACTGGATTTGGCCTTCTTGTTCCTGGCCATTGCCTACCTCGACTTCAACGCAGAAGGACCCAACACCCCACTCCTCCGTGCTGGGGGTGCTTTCGGTATCATCGCTGCCTTTGCTGCATG GTACAACGCCTTTGCCGGTATGGCCGACTCGAGCAACTCCTTCTTCCTCATCCCAGTCGCCCACTTCCCATGGTCGGAGAAGGGCCGTGAAAAGCGCGGAAAGGTCGACAACAGCAGTGAGCGAGCTGCGCAGAACGTCTAA
- a CDS encoding Short chain dehydrogenase/reductase dpchG, whose protein sequence is MAHQGMTVLVTGGAGGLGRAIAENFVDLGANVVVCDINKDLLADFNDKVVAASADRVLAINCNITSEDALDDLFSQAESKFGPFDYVVNSAGAADKFDAAGSLERNDWDRIISLNLTAPTFITKRAVNGFLKADKKGSIVNIASVASFKGFANGAAYTASKHGLIGLTKNTAAFYRLKGIRCNAICAGAMQTNIGSNLANGFNMDGMMLMKQTFGEWEGGFADIKKMAKLVAFLCSDDAEMVNGAMVNADGGITAA, encoded by the exons ATGGCTCACCAAGGCATGACAGTACTGGTGACTGGAGGTGCAGGTGGACTCGGCAGGGCCATTGCAGAGAACTTTGTAGACCTTGGAGCGAATGTGGTTGTCTGCGATATCAACAAGGACCTGCTCGCTGACTTCAACGACAAAGTTGTCGCTGCGAGTGCAGATCGAGTGCTCGCTATTAACTGCAACATCACTTCTGAAGATGCTCTAGATGATCTCTTCTCGCAAGCCGAGTCCAAATTCGGCCCATTCGACTACGTG GTCAACTCTGCTGGCGCCGCCGATAAATTTGATGCAGCCGGCTCGCTTGAGCGCAACGATTGGGACCGTATAATATCGCTCAACCTGACGGCTCCGACGTTCATCACGAAGCGAGCG GTGAACGGCTTTCTCAAAGCTGACAAGAAAGGCTCAATCGTCAACATCGCTTCTGTCGCCAGCTTCAAAGGATTCGCCAATG GTGCTGCTTACACTGCCTCAAA GCACGGCCTGATCGGGTTGACAAAGAACACCGCCGCCTTTTACCGGTTGAAGGGTATTCGATGCAACGCCATTTGCGCTGGTGCCATGCAGACCAATATCGGAAGTAACCTCGCTAACGGCTTCAATATGGACGGCATGATGCTCATGAAGCAAACCT TCGGAGAATGGGAAGGTGGGTTTGCCGATATCAAGAAGATGGCCAAGCTCGTGGCGTTCCTGTGTTCAGACGATGCTGAGATGGTTAACGGAG CCATGGTGAACGCAGATGGGGGAATCACAGCTGCATGA